The Candidatus Limnocylindrales bacterium genome has a segment encoding these proteins:
- a CDS encoding DsbA family protein has product MTSPVRVAIDFNCAASYLAVAPTRALESRLGAMFEWLPFPAVASTRPRMTVSNDDRSARHLRMRAEYVASELRRYAASRGLAIDDAHRSTDATAASLGLLWLRRRSRERAGEYVERVFDRIWRENAEADVDFVEKCLGPDADGFRAYVTGDGPRELDASREQLSSEGVWNVPAYLAGGELFIGRQHLPMVEWLATTQPRSLESTK; this is encoded by the coding sequence ATGACGTCACCGGTGCGCGTCGCGATCGATTTCAACTGCGCAGCTTCTTATCTCGCGGTCGCTCCGACGCGTGCGCTCGAGTCGCGGCTCGGCGCCATGTTCGAATGGCTTCCGTTTCCTGCAGTCGCGAGCACGCGGCCACGCATGACGGTGTCGAACGACGATCGCAGCGCACGCCACCTGCGCATGCGCGCAGAGTATGTCGCGAGCGAGCTGCGCCGCTATGCCGCGTCGCGAGGCCTCGCAATCGATGATGCCCACCGCAGCACCGACGCGACCGCGGCGTCGCTCGGCCTGCTGTGGCTGCGCCGCCGCTCTCGTGAACGCGCCGGCGAATATGTCGAGCGCGTGTTCGACCGCATCTGGCGCGAGAACGCCGAGGCCGACGTCGATTTCGTCGAAAAGTGCCTCGGTCCCGATGCCGACGGGTTTCGCGCGTACGTGACCGGTGACGGACCGCGTGAGCTCGACGCGAGCCGCGAGCAGCTTTCGTCCGAAGGCGTCTGGAACGTGCCGGCGTATCTCGCCGGCGGCGAGCTTTTCATCGGCCGCCAGCACCTGCCGATGGTGGAATGGCTCGCGACGACGCAGCCGCGATCGCTCGAATCGACGAAGTAA
- a CDS encoding DsbA family protein — protein MRENADQKSSSDASRFDPLRSDRPLIVYVDLKSPYAYLAKDPTRALARRLGIAVDWRPLSLDIPSFAGSARLDSGDNVAESQRSAAQWTWVKYAYGDARRYAKMRGLTLRGTVKIWDTTLAGIAMQWAKAHGDDILARFLDRTFESFWKRELDAESLEVIERVLGESGADVAGFAAHADAARPAYLAEQHAIFDAGIFGVPGYVVEGEYYWGREHLPRIGWILEGRRGPAPDIVYPRETSAA, from the coding sequence TTGCGCGAGAATGCGGACCAGAAATCGTCATCCGATGCGAGTCGCTTCGATCCGCTGCGATCGGATCGCCCGCTGATCGTCTACGTCGACCTCAAGAGCCCGTACGCTTACCTCGCAAAGGATCCGACTCGCGCGCTTGCCCGCAGGCTCGGCATTGCCGTGGACTGGAGACCGCTCTCGCTCGACATTCCATCATTCGCGGGATCGGCGCGGCTCGACTCGGGCGACAACGTCGCCGAGAGCCAGCGCAGCGCCGCGCAGTGGACGTGGGTCAAGTACGCCTACGGCGACGCGCGCCGCTATGCGAAAATGCGCGGCCTCACGCTGCGCGGCACGGTAAAGATCTGGGACACCACGCTTGCAGGCATCGCCATGCAATGGGCTAAGGCGCACGGCGACGACATCCTCGCGCGCTTTCTCGACCGCACGTTCGAGAGCTTCTGGAAGCGCGAGCTCGATGCCGAGTCGCTCGAGGTGATCGAGCGCGTCCTCGGCGAATCGGGGGCCGACGTCGCAGGATTTGCCGCGCACGCCGACGCGGCGCGCCCCGCGTATCTCGCCGAGCAGCATGCGATCTTCGACGCAGGAATATTCGGAGTGCCGGGCTACGTGGTCGAAGGCGAATACTACTGGGGCCGGGAGCATCTTCCGCGCATCGGCTGGATCCTCGAGGGCCGCCGGGGGCCCGCGCCCGACATCGTCTATCCGCGCGAAACGAGCGCTGCGTAA
- a CDS encoding alpha-hydroxy acid oxidase — translation MKTCCLEDFEDIAREHLPAAAYDYFAGGSCDEVTLRDNRDAFGRVRLLGRVLRDVSGRTLSTTVLGCPVSMPVMIAPVAMQRLAHDDGELATARAAAESGTLMIMSTLATASIEEISAAADGPRWFQLYIYKDRGLTAELVRRAEASGAKAIVLTVDGQVWGRRYRDVRSGFSLPPGMKLANFSAVGLDRFPDAPESGLAAYVTSLLDPSLDWNDVAELAAMTSLPIVLKGILHADDARLAVAHGAAGVFVSNHGGRQLDGAPATMDVLESVVDAVDGRAEVYLDGGVRRGTDVIKAIALGARAVAVGRPVVWALAAGGHRGVKRMLAMLRDECDIAMALCGAANPDALERSLVV, via the coding sequence GTGAAGACCTGCTGCCTCGAGGATTTCGAAGACATTGCGCGCGAGCATCTGCCGGCCGCGGCGTACGATTATTTTGCCGGCGGCTCGTGCGACGAAGTCACGCTTCGCGACAATCGCGACGCGTTCGGACGCGTGCGCCTTCTCGGCCGCGTGCTGCGCGACGTTTCGGGCCGCACGCTTTCGACGACCGTGCTCGGTTGTCCCGTCTCGATGCCGGTGATGATCGCACCGGTCGCGATGCAGCGGCTCGCGCACGACGACGGCGAGCTCGCCACCGCGCGCGCCGCCGCCGAATCCGGAACGCTCATGATCATGAGCACGCTCGCGACCGCTTCGATCGAGGAAATCTCGGCGGCAGCGGACGGCCCGCGCTGGTTCCAGCTGTACATCTACAAGGATCGCGGGCTGACGGCCGAGCTCGTGCGGCGGGCCGAAGCGTCCGGCGCGAAAGCGATCGTGCTGACGGTGGACGGCCAGGTCTGGGGCCGGCGCTATCGCGACGTGCGCAGCGGGTTTTCGCTGCCTCCGGGCATGAAGCTCGCGAACTTTTCCGCGGTCGGGCTCGACCGGTTTCCCGACGCGCCCGAATCCGGCCTGGCGGCGTACGTGACATCCCTGCTCGATCCGTCGCTCGACTGGAACGACGTTGCCGAGCTGGCCGCGATGACGTCTCTTCCGATCGTGCTCAAGGGCATCCTGCACGCCGATGATGCGCGTCTGGCCGTGGCGCACGGCGCGGCCGGCGTGTTCGTGTCGAATCACGGCGGTCGCCAGCTCGACGGTGCGCCGGCCACGATGGACGTGCTCGAGAGCGTCGTCGACGCGGTCGACGGGCGCGCGGAGGTCTATCTCGACGGCGGCGTGCGGCGCGGGACCGACGTGATCAAGGCGATCGCGCTCGGCGCGCGTGCCGTTGCCGTCGGGCGTCCCGTCGTCTGGGCGCTCGCCGCCGGTGGACATCGCGGCGTCAAACGGATGCTCGCGATGCTGCGCGACGAGTGCGACATCGCGATGGCACTGTGCGGCGCAGCGAATCCGGATGCGCTCGAGCGGAGCCTCGTCGTCTGA
- a CDS encoding adenylate/guanylate cyclase domain-containing protein has translation MKRSVGGRGPEGKAARSSGLFWLLAGTLLSVGAHLVATGLARLIGRAMRGTSDLATQAILVHRPFDQPYVIVAFVVVTGVSLAYLLPLIRFFLDDDGLGNAEPSPAVQRRAIGAPLALSAITIVPWIGGIATFVAVTITSFGRWSDDMLSEQVITPALSGFVAATAQYLMLEWVFRERIVPLVFPEGGLRAVRRAPFLPVTARLVVLAFALGFIPAFALLGVIAAANDRVVAAAKERADAAAKERAAAAAKDRVVAAGSERVGAAGSERVGAAGSDRVGAAGDDRMVAAGNDRAVADLADTGIMDLLQRNAGRIFVFFILTGAGYVWMFARSLTVPLGELTRALAGIRDGNLDVHVAVRTRDELGSLAEGVNELARSMREKSHILATFGRIVDPAVRDRLLAGEVSPRGERREVAVLFADVRAFTRMAEKSPPEEVVETLNELFRIMSAGVKRAGGTVDKFVGDAMLAVFGLFDLEAETEPESASVCDPASVSVPGPNADHAPASSRAAAAAIECALRLRSDLDAFAATRVQAGGEPVRVLIAVHAGPVVAATLGAEDRFDYTVVGDAVNVTSRLLDVAKERSRAVVISADAVHRAEQAGAKIAVDWCGSVELRGRTAAIEVCTVAGA, from the coding sequence TTGAAACGGAGCGTCGGGGGGCGCGGGCCGGAGGGCAAGGCTGCCCGCAGCTCCGGCCTGTTCTGGCTGCTTGCCGGCACGCTGCTGTCGGTTGGCGCGCACCTGGTCGCGACCGGCCTGGCGCGGCTCATTGGTCGCGCCATGCGCGGCACCTCCGACCTGGCCACGCAGGCCATCCTCGTCCATCGTCCGTTCGACCAGCCGTACGTGATCGTCGCGTTCGTGGTCGTCACCGGAGTTTCGCTTGCGTACCTGCTGCCGCTGATCCGGTTCTTTCTCGACGACGACGGCCTCGGAAACGCCGAGCCGTCACCGGCCGTGCAGCGGCGCGCGATCGGTGCACCGCTTGCGCTCTCGGCGATCACGATCGTGCCGTGGATCGGCGGCATCGCGACGTTCGTCGCCGTCACGATCACGAGCTTCGGACGCTGGTCCGACGACATGCTCTCCGAGCAGGTCATCACGCCGGCGCTCTCCGGGTTCGTCGCGGCCACGGCGCAGTACCTGATGCTGGAATGGGTGTTCCGCGAGCGCATCGTGCCGCTGGTCTTTCCCGAAGGCGGCCTTCGCGCCGTTCGCCGTGCGCCGTTCCTTCCTGTCACCGCGCGACTCGTCGTGCTCGCGTTCGCGCTCGGATTCATTCCTGCGTTTGCGCTGCTCGGCGTGATTGCCGCGGCCAACGATCGCGTGGTTGCCGCGGCGAAGGAGCGCGCGGATGCGGCGGCGAAGGAGCGCGCGGCTGCAGCGGCGAAGGATCGCGTTGTTGCAGCAGGCAGCGAGCGCGTCGGTGCAGCAGGCAGCGAGCGCGTCGGTGCAGCCGGCAGCGATCGCGTCGGCGCAGCTGGCGACGATCGCATGGTTGCAGCCGGTAACGATCGCGCGGTCGCCGACCTTGCAGACACCGGAATCATGGATTTGCTGCAGCGCAACGCAGGGCGGATCTTCGTGTTCTTCATCCTGACCGGCGCAGGCTACGTGTGGATGTTCGCGCGCTCGCTGACGGTGCCTCTTGGCGAGCTGACGCGCGCGCTCGCCGGGATCCGCGATGGAAACCTCGACGTGCACGTGGCCGTGCGCACCCGCGACGAGCTCGGCTCGCTTGCTGAGGGCGTCAACGAGCTTGCCCGCTCGATGCGCGAGAAGAGCCATATCCTCGCCACTTTCGGCCGGATCGTCGATCCGGCCGTGCGCGACCGGCTGCTGGCCGGCGAGGTCTCGCCGCGCGGCGAGCGGCGCGAGGTGGCGGTGCTGTTTGCCGACGTCCGAGCGTTCACGCGCATGGCCGAGAAGAGTCCGCCCGAAGAAGTCGTGGAAACTCTGAACGAGTTATTCCGCATCATGTCCGCGGGCGTAAAGCGCGCGGGCGGAACCGTCGACAAGTTCGTCGGCGACGCGATGCTCGCGGTGTTCGGGCTGTTTGACCTCGAGGCGGAGACGGAACCGGAGAGCGCGTCGGTTTGCGATCCTGCGTCTGTTTCCGTTCCGGGGCCGAATGCTGATCATGCGCCGGCTTCCAGCCGCGCAGCCGCTGCCGCCATCGAATGCGCGCTCCGCCTGCGCAGCGACCTGGATGCGTTCGCCGCGACGCGCGTGCAGGCCGGAGGCGAACCCGTGCGCGTGTTGATCGCCGTTCATGCCGGCCCGGTCGTTGCCGCCACGCTCGGCGCGGAGGACCGCTTCGACTACACGGTCGTCGGGGACGCCGTCAACGTAACGTCGCGGCTTCTCGATGTCGCTAAGGAGCGCTCGCGCGCCGTCGTGATCTCGGCCGACGCCGTGCACCGTGCTGAACAGGCGGGTGCGAAGATCGCCGTCGACTGGTGCGGAAGCGTGGAGCTGCGCGGCCGCACGGCCGCGATCGAAGTGTGCACGGTTGCTGGGGCGTGA
- a CDS encoding VOC family protein, with product MEINGVAHTFITSSDFARSREFYSRLLPFLGMRPVLDADGFYYCVGGRTAFGIRSCEPIHSGERFVQERVGLHHICFRARERADVDELHRFLVELGATIVHSPEDGPWAPGYYSILFEDPDGIRLEMNHVPGKGLLGAAAS from the coding sequence ATGGAAATCAACGGCGTCGCCCACACCTTCATCACCTCCAGCGATTTCGCCCGGTCCCGCGAGTTCTACTCGCGGCTGCTGCCGTTCCTCGGCATGCGCCCGGTGCTCGACGCCGACGGCTTCTACTACTGCGTCGGCGGCCGGACCGCGTTCGGAATCCGGTCGTGCGAACCGATTCACAGCGGCGAACGTTTCGTCCAGGAACGGGTCGGCCTCCACCACATCTGCTTTCGCGCCCGGGAGCGCGCCGACGTCGACGAGCTGCACCGCTTCCTCGTCGAGCTCGGCGCCACCATCGTCCACTCGCCCGAAGACGGCCCGTGGGCGCCCGGCTACTACTCGATCCTGTTCGAGGATCCGGACGGGATCCGGCTCGAGATGAACCACGTGCCCGGCAAAGGACTGCTCGGCGCGGCGGCCTCTTGA
- a CDS encoding CocE/NonD family hydrolase, translated as MNDSLSILLLAARAAWPIVRRAIASGQLLRPQCELVPPDPDVLCEYDVRIPMPEGFELNASIFRSRKASAEGSRVPVVMCAHPYDNHLLPALGRTPLGGPPQQYRMIPQVGRPRFSTITSWEAPDPNFWVAAGYAVVNLNLPGYGGSGGAPGLFSVEQAKSYYDAIEWVAAQPWSTGAVGLLGVSFLAITQYHVAACRHYGGPPASLKCIAPWEGLADMYREQSCPGGIDDDGFAPFWWFTEVLPALTGSTADFARHNGGTPYELFNQHPFYDNFWREKAAPLAEIDVPMLVCASFSDHGLHTTGSFRAFVEARSTHKWVYTHRTGKWDAFYSDEVEQLVKQFMDCFLKGDSSNGFLERAPVRLEVRSSRDVIHEVRDEREWPLARTVFTKLWLDGTRLSSVPADGASVAEHPARGGRSTFTYRFDEPTELTGPMKLHLWVEARGAGGEAPPDDMAIFVAIDKLDASGRSVRFRGSVGNDRDMVTRGFCRASRRELDAEASTDWQPVLRGTSHLPLAPHERVSVDIALYASSTFFDRGESIVLIVAADEIIPSPPYRKRVDCNRGVHRLHLGGECDSHLLVPVIPR; from the coding sequence GTGAACGACTCGCTCTCGATCCTGCTGCTCGCCGCGCGCGCGGCGTGGCCGATCGTCCGCCGGGCGATCGCGTCAGGACAGCTGCTGCGACCGCAGTGCGAGCTCGTGCCGCCGGATCCCGACGTCCTCTGCGAATACGACGTCCGCATTCCGATGCCCGAAGGCTTCGAGCTCAACGCCAGCATCTTTCGTTCGCGCAAGGCATCGGCCGAAGGCAGCCGCGTGCCCGTGGTGATGTGCGCGCATCCCTACGACAACCATCTGCTGCCGGCGCTCGGCCGCACGCCGCTCGGCGGGCCGCCGCAGCAGTACCGGATGATCCCTCAGGTCGGGCGTCCACGCTTTTCGACGATCACGAGCTGGGAAGCGCCGGATCCGAACTTCTGGGTCGCCGCCGGCTATGCGGTCGTCAACCTGAATCTTCCCGGATACGGCGGAAGCGGCGGGGCTCCGGGACTGTTCTCGGTCGAGCAGGCCAAGAGCTACTACGACGCGATCGAATGGGTTGCCGCGCAGCCCTGGTCGACCGGAGCGGTCGGCCTGCTCGGCGTCAGCTTTCTTGCGATCACGCAGTATCACGTGGCCGCGTGCCGTCATTACGGCGGGCCGCCGGCGTCGCTCAAGTGCATCGCGCCGTGGGAAGGCCTTGCCGATATGTACCGCGAGCAGTCGTGCCCGGGCGGCATCGATGACGACGGCTTCGCTCCGTTCTGGTGGTTCACCGAAGTGCTTCCGGCGCTGACCGGCTCGACTGCCGACTTCGCACGGCACAACGGCGGCACGCCGTACGAGCTGTTCAACCAGCATCCGTTCTACGACAATTTCTGGCGCGAAAAGGCTGCGCCGCTCGCGGAGATCGACGTTCCGATGCTGGTGTGCGCGTCGTTCTCGGATCACGGCCTGCACACGACCGGGTCGTTTCGCGCGTTCGTCGAGGCGAGGTCCACGCACAAATGGGTCTACACGCACCGCACCGGCAAATGGGACGCCTTCTACTCGGACGAAGTCGAGCAGCTCGTAAAACAGTTCATGGACTGTTTTCTCAAAGGCGACTCGTCGAACGGGTTTCTCGAGCGCGCACCCGTGCGGCTCGAAGTGCGCTCCAGCCGCGACGTGATCCACGAAGTGCGCGACGAACGCGAGTGGCCGCTCGCACGAACCGTGTTCACGAAACTGTGGCTCGACGGCACGCGGCTTTCGAGCGTGCCGGCCGACGGCGCGTCGGTCGCGGAGCACCCGGCGCGCGGCGGCCGCTCGACGTTCACGTATCGATTCGACGAACCGACCGAGCTCACCGGTCCGATGAAGCTGCATCTGTGGGTCGAAGCGCGAGGCGCCGGCGGCGAAGCTCCGCCCGACGATATGGCGATCTTCGTCGCGATCGACAAGCTCGACGCGTCGGGCAGGTCGGTTCGGTTTCGCGGATCGGTCGGCAATGACCGCGACATGGTCACGCGCGGCTTCTGCCGAGCCTCACGCCGCGAGCTCGATGCCGAAGCGTCCACCGACTGGCAGCCGGTGCTTCGTGGTACATCGCATCTTCCGCTCGCGCCGCATGAGCGCGTTTCCGTCGACATTGCGCTCTACGCGAGCAGCACGTTTTTCGATCGAGGCGAGTCGATCGTGCTGATCGTCGCGGCCGACGAAATCATACCGTCGCCGCCGTACCGGAAGCGCGTCGACTGCAACCGCGGCGTCCATCGTCTTCATCTCGGCGGCGAATGCGACTCGCACCTGCTCGTGCCGGTGATTCCGCGCTGA
- a CDS encoding oxidoreductase yields MPSTPSKAILITGCSTGIGRATALRLAKAGKTVYATARRLESIRDLEAAGCKTLALDVCDEDSMKNAVTAVEQAEGAVGVLINNAGYGSDGAIEEVPMSEVRRQFETNVFGLARMIQLVLPRMRGQRSGRIINISSMGGRMTLPGGGFYHATKYAVEALSDALRFEVAGFGIDVVLIEPGIIKTEFATTAMDKASAAAAPGSPYENFNNKLASSLKDINDGKLDMIAVDADVVAKVIQQAIDASKPKTRYLITAGAHVFVGLRRLLSDRGFDAFLRTQFPSPGRAS; encoded by the coding sequence ATGCCATCCACTCCGTCAAAGGCCATCCTCATCACCGGATGCTCGACCGGTATCGGCCGCGCAACCGCGCTGCGTCTCGCGAAAGCGGGAAAGACCGTTTACGCAACCGCGCGCCGCCTCGAATCCATCCGCGATCTCGAAGCTGCCGGATGCAAGACGCTGGCGCTCGACGTCTGCGACGAGGATTCGATGAAGAACGCGGTCACCGCCGTGGAGCAGGCGGAGGGTGCCGTGGGCGTTCTGATCAACAACGCGGGCTACGGCAGCGACGGCGCAATCGAGGAAGTGCCGATGAGCGAAGTGCGGCGCCAGTTCGAGACCAACGTCTTCGGGCTCGCGCGCATGATCCAGCTCGTGCTTCCCCGCATGCGCGGGCAGAGGTCCGGCCGCATCATCAACATCAGCTCGATGGGCGGCCGCATGACGCTGCCGGGCGGGGGCTTCTATCATGCGACCAAATATGCGGTCGAAGCACTGAGCGATGCGCTGCGGTTCGAAGTGGCCGGTTTCGGGATCGACGTGGTGCTGATCGAACCCGGAATCATCAAGACCGAGTTCGCGACTACGGCGATGGACAAGGCGAGCGCGGCGGCCGCACCCGGCTCCCCGTACGAAAACTTCAACAACAAGCTCGCGTCGAGCCTGAAAGACATCAACGACGGCAAGCTCGACATGATCGCCGTCGACGCCGACGTGGTCGCCAAGGTGATCCAGCAGGCGATCGACGCCTCGAAACCGAAGACGCGCTACCTCATCACCGCCGGAGCGCACGTGTTCGTCGGACTGCGCCGGCTGCTGAGCGATCGCGGCTTCGATGCATTCCTCCGCACGCAGTTCCCGAGCCCCGGCCGCGCGTCCTGA
- a CDS encoding type II toxin-antitoxin system RelE/ParE family toxin, with translation MKVVEYLAEDDRSPFREWLDGLDRAARARVQVRIWRFQSGNFGDHKSVGGGVWEARLMFGPGYRVYFGKVREAVVVLLGAGKRSQRRDIRRAQRFWRAYLEEVSDDPT, from the coding sequence GTGAAGGTCGTCGAGTACCTCGCGGAAGATGATCGCAGCCCATTCCGCGAATGGCTGGACGGCCTTGATCGTGCAGCGAGAGCACGCGTGCAGGTGCGGATCTGGCGGTTCCAGTCCGGCAACTTCGGCGACCACAAGTCAGTGGGCGGTGGAGTTTGGGAAGCGCGATTGATGTTCGGGCCCGGCTACCGTGTCTACTTCGGCAAGGTGCGTGAGGCCGTCGTCGTGCTGCTCGGAGCAGGCAAGCGATCGCAGAGGCGCGATATCCGTCGCGCGCAACGGTTCTGGCGGGCGTATCTGGAGGAAGTCTCGGATGACCCGACGTAG
- a CDS encoding DUF2804 domain-containing protein, whose amino-acid sequence MNGEISAPVDLCTGSGSLNPDAVGWSRRPLHRCNLSGNRFRKKRWNYWAIQTERFFFAAGIADLDYAANAFVYLVDLRRKAVIEQNVVAPFGRGATFGETVDSPALFRSRRLTFSQAREQDEDAFSILITCDRFDGGDRLSAAVRVIYPEDFETLGVAVPIDHQHFQYTSKHVAVPMAGRVRIGRNEIPFEGIDAFATFDFGRGVWPRRTSWNWGAASGYVDEANIGINLGGKWTDGTGTTENAVFVNGRLIKIHEDLEWSYNELNFLEQWRVRAPLSGDVDLLFEPIVERQKLTDAVLVRSRVHQVFGIWSGTVRGETGETIEIPYLFGWAEEHHALW is encoded by the coding sequence AATCTTTCCGGTAACCGGTTTCGCAAGAAACGCTGGAATTACTGGGCGATCCAGACCGAGCGCTTCTTTTTTGCTGCCGGAATTGCCGATCTCGACTACGCCGCCAATGCGTTCGTGTATCTGGTCGACCTGCGGCGGAAGGCCGTCATCGAGCAGAACGTGGTCGCGCCGTTCGGTCGCGGTGCCACGTTCGGCGAGACCGTCGATTCGCCCGCGCTGTTCCGCAGCAGGCGGCTGACGTTCTCGCAGGCGCGCGAGCAGGACGAGGATGCCTTCTCGATCCTGATCACGTGCGACCGGTTCGACGGCGGCGACCGGCTGTCGGCGGCCGTGCGGGTCATCTATCCGGAGGATTTCGAGACGCTCGGCGTTGCCGTGCCGATCGACCACCAGCATTTCCAGTACACGTCGAAGCACGTCGCCGTGCCGATGGCGGGGCGCGTGCGCATCGGGCGCAACGAGATTCCGTTCGAAGGCATCGATGCGTTCGCGACTTTCGATTTCGGGCGCGGCGTGTGGCCGCGGCGGACCTCGTGGAACTGGGGCGCTGCATCCGGCTACGTCGACGAGGCCAACATCGGCATCAACCTGGGCGGCAAGTGGACCGACGGCACGGGAACGACCGAGAACGCCGTGTTCGTCAACGGGCGGCTCATCAAGATCCATGAGGATCTCGAGTGGTCGTACAACGAGCTCAACTTTCTCGAGCAGTGGCGCGTGCGCGCGCCGCTCAGCGGCGACGTCGACCTGCTGTTCGAGCCGATCGTCGAGCGGCAGAAGCTGACCGACGCCGTTCTCGTGCGGTCGCGGGTGCACCAGGTCTTCGGGATCTGGTCGGGCACCGTGCGCGGCGAGACCGGCGAGACCATCGAGATCCCATACCTGTTCGGCTGGGCCGAGGAGCATCACGCGCTCTGGTAG